In Parabacteroides timonensis, the genomic stretch ACCTCCGAGGGCATTGACCAGGGCGGTGTACTGCTGGGGGTTGGAGGCCTTGATACCAACCATGAAGTTCAGGCGGCGGGGGCCCAGGTTGGTGTCGACCGTCCCCTGGCTGGCATTCACCAGAACGGGGAAGAGACGCGGATAACCCGTGCGACGCTGTTCGGCCCAGGCTTCGCAGCCTTCGGGGTAACAGGCGATCCATTTCTGGGTGATGATCCGTTCGAGCTTCTCTTCGTCCGTGGCCGTTTCGTCCCAGGCCGGCGTTATGCGGCTCATGGCCTGTGCGTCGAAGGCGGCGTTGAAGGCATCCCGATACCCTTTCGGTGTACGGGTACTGTTGAGGTAAGGCATCACATCGCCGGCACTCCACTGCGCAAAGGAGGCTCTCACGCCATTCTCGTAGCAGGCCTGCACGTCCTCGGCCGACCATTTGCGCAGGGCTGCCTCGGCACGCAGGAACCAGACTTCGGCGGCGGTCATCAACACTGCGTCGGTCGATTGGGTGATGGTGCTCTTCGAATGTTCGCTGTAATTCTTATGGTTGAAACCCGTTCCCTGACGCATGCCCTTGAACGTGCCGCCCACGCGCACGATCTCCTCCCCTTTGCCGCCGAGAGCCTTCTTGAAGTAGTGGGGCAAGCGGGGATCTTCATAGCCTCCCATATACGACTCAAGGTTAGCGTTCATGATGGCACTGCCCCAGGCTACGCTGATCTCCCCCAGGGGATTGTTGTAGCCGCTGCCGGCGGTCGAGACGGCTACGATATCGTCGTCGTTCTCCAGTAGTCCGCCCCTGTCGGCCAGGGCCTTATGTGCCTGTGAAGCGGCCAGCTGAGGGTCGGCCATCGCGATGCGGACAGCCAGGCGGAGACGCAGGGAGTTGGCGAACCTGATCCACTCGTCGTAGGTACGTTTGGCCTTGGGCATGAGGAAATCGAACTTGGCAAAGTTCTCCACCTTCGGGTTTTCCTCCTGGTATTCGCGTATCTTTTCGATCCCGATGTCGAGGTCTTTGAAGAAAGCGCGGTAGGCCTCGGCCTGGGTGTCGGGCATCGATCCGGTTTTCGACCCGAACTGGGTGTAAATAATGGGCCCATACAAATCGGAAACACGGTGCATGCTTTCTACTTTTAGGATGCGTGCTATTCCGAAAAAGGATGCATACTTTTCTTCGGTGAGTTCTTCAGACTTCAGGATTTCGGGCAGGACA encodes the following:
- a CDS encoding SusD/RagB family nutrient-binding outer membrane lipoprotein — translated: MKKITAYIALILMPGWLGLTSCTGQFESYNTDGTGFPDDLKEQEFNKYGLPLKVVQQGIYFNYDWGGGKNWTFQVMQNLGADMFAGYFHDFSPYIEGRGNTIYNMQDGWNGAFWENTYGYVLPEILKSEELTEEKYASFFGIARILKVESMHRVSDLYGPIIYTQFGSKTGSMPDTQAEAYRAFFKDLDIGIEKIREYQEENPKVENFAKFDFLMPKAKRTYDEWIRFANSLRLRLAVRIAMADPQLAASQAHKALADRGGLLENDDDIVAVSTAGSGYNNPLGEISVAWGSAIMNANLESYMGGYEDPRLPHYFKKALGGKGEEIVRVGGTFKGMRQGTGFNHKNYSEHSKSTITQSTDAVLMTAAEVWFLRAEAALRKWSAEDVQACYENGVRASFAQWSAGDVMPYLNSTRTPKGYRDAFNAAFDAQAMSRITPAWDETATDEEKLERIITQKWIACYPEGCEAWAEQRRTGYPRLFPVLVNASQGTVDTNLGPRRLNFMVGIKASNPQQYTALVNALGGPDHCGIRLWWDTGRNF